The following DNA comes from Solanum stenotomum isolate F172 chromosome 11, ASM1918654v1, whole genome shotgun sequence.
AATCTCCGTATTATAAGTTAAAGTGATAAAAACACTTAATCATCAATTTGTTGACTCTAGGACTAGTAGTTGGGTCATGAAATTTGCCCACACATGTTCCACGGAAATatcattatgttttttttttgtacaacctctctttctttttttaaattaaaagtaaGTTTTAAGAAAGGAATTTTTAATTTGAAGTATAAAAGATGAGAAAGGGACACAATAATTTCATTGAGTGTACTTCACATGTAATAGCCCCACTTCTAACTTGCCTCTTCCGCTCTCTCTTCATACtcatatttgtttttcttaacTTTAATTTCACTCCTCATTTTGCTTCTAAGCttcaattatatgtatatatacattgtCGATACAATAAAAATCAGCTAGTGTCGTGTTACATACACGACTACGAGACGATGGACATATCATGGTCAGTAGCCGTGGCATTATTGAtggtgatggtggtggtggtgtcTACCGACGGAGCAAATGTGAGTTATGATGGAAGATCATTGATGATAGATGGAGAAAGGAAGATGTTATTTTCTGGTTCTATTCATTATCCTAGAAGCACTCCTGATGTATGTATTTTTTCCCCCTCTCTCTTTATTACTCTATCGAGTTATATAGTTCGATCAaacttatttatcaaaaaatatgatCTAAATGTAAAAAGTATTACTATTAAAGGACATGAAATTCCAAGTTTTCGTCACTTTAGCCAGTTGGAGTTTCACGTCTTTTAGTAGTTACTTAAATCGCATGTTTAAATGcatagttattttaaataatttacgttctatatattattaaatcatTCGAAGAATAATTATAGATAAATCTTCCTAAAATGTGAGAtttgaaattctaaaataaaatataatatctattacaaaaaaaataaaatgatttaataatataaaatattttacctCTGTATAACATTTAAACTCTACCTATAATATAGTAAACATATATAGGTGTActtaatttgacatatatagGTGGATTTTCTGACAACATCTAAGGAAGGGtcttttaagttaaattaaCACTTAATTAGTTACTGAGAAATTAAGGATGATTGAGTTGGTATAACATATGATATTTTACGAGAGAGTTTAGGGATCGATTCTCTCTTGTCAAAGTTTCTTAATTGAACTCGTCGTAGCAAACTTGCTTGGtgtaatttatattttctaggTGATTTGTAAAATATTACATTGATGTGAGTGTATCTAGTGCACACCCAAAAAATAGCAGATGCATTTTCACggggttttaaaaaatattttttttaaatctaagaggataaaaaccaaaaatgaattgacagatcattcttttttttaacaagATATTAATTAGTAGTTGACAATTTGTAATTTGTAGCCATGTGCGTAGGgattaatatatgaaaatataggTGAGCAAATTAACTAGTCGATAAGGTTTGTTAGGATTTAGACTTTGATTGGAAATTGCATctaaatcaaaaaaaaaaatccacacTCCAGTAATCACAATAGAGTCCGactttcccttgtcatcaaaaaaaaaatcacaatagaGTTCGACTAAATTTAGATTCGCGCCATGAAGTCCCACACTGGAGTAAAGTGCTCTCTAACAAAGATGACTCCGTACTCTGATTAAGGATGAAAGagttaccactccaccacaactcTTGTTGATCTATGTAATGTTCATCACCTCTCCCTTAAAATGTGAGTgttaattcaaattataaacAATACTAAACTGAATTTCACCTTCACTAACACTACTTTTGCTTCCCTTACATTATTATTCATTtgttaacaacaacaacatgccaTCGTAACCCCACAAGTGAGATATGGAGAGAGTAAAGTGTACACAAATTTTATCTCTACCTCGAAAAGGTAGAaatattgttttcaaaagaccaTCCTTACATTTGTTTGAATAATGTATATTTGACAACTTGCATTACTATATTGTTTTTGGCTTGAAAAAAGACTTTTTTTcctcactattttttttttttttttggctctCTTTTCCAaccattattttatttcttatagaTGTGGCCATCTCTAATATCAAAAGCTAAAGAAGGTGGAATAGATGTGATTGAAACTTATGTATTTTGGAACCTTCATGAACCCCAACCTGGACAGGTATTGGATAAAATGTTgttatcaataaatttttttctgaattttatGTGAACGCTAAATATTTTACGCATCGAATCAGTATGATTTTAGTGGAAGACGTGACATAGTAGCATTTATGAAGCAAATTCAAGCACAAGGTCTCTATGCTTGCCTTCGAATTGGGCCCTATATTGAGGGTGAATGGACTTATGGGTAATTTTACATGCTTCAACTTTATGATATTTTGCATCCTTGGTCCaaaatattatctatatttaaCTTTTGACCCCTCTATTTTGGGCAAATTAACTAAACTATATTGTGATTTTTGATGTTTATAGAGGTTTTCCTTTTTGGTTACATGATGTCCCTGGCGTTGTTTTCCGCTcaaataatgaaccctttaagGTACTATCTTCCTCCCATTCCATGTATCATATCGTATCAAATCATTTTACGAtttcaaaaagggaaaaaggacaaatatacttccaaactatcgtaaatggtatgcatataccttccgtcatacttttgggacattggtgcttCTGCCGTAAAAAAACTAGaacatatatgcccttcactctaataGAAGACTAAATAGAGACATGTGGCACAATTTTATCGGTcaatccgatatttaataaatgtcgaaTCTAtgaataagattatgacacgtgtatgccCATtggtataaagggtatatatactctagtttttggacggtaggggcaccaatgtcccaaaagtacgATGGAGGATATCTGCATATCATTTACTATAGTTCTGAGGTATATTTGCCCCTTTTCCCTTTCAAAAATGATAAATAGTTCATCAATAATGACTTTTCCCTTTCAAAAATGATAAATAGTTCATCAATAATGACTAAGTGTAAATTGTTTGTTAACAGTTTTACATGCAAAATTTCACTACAAAAATAGTGAACCTAATGAAATCAGAAGGACTATATGCTTCACAAGGAGGTCCAATTATACTATCGCAGGTGAAATTTAACATGTAACATACATTATTTCTGATTTCCCGTGTAGTTATCTTTTAGATGATACGATTAATGTagtatagaattttattttttttgtatacatGCAGATAGAGAATGAATATCAAAATGTAGAAAaagcatttggagaagatgGTCCTCCTTACGTCTCGTGGGCGGCGGAGATGGCTGTTGGACTTCAAACTGGTGTTCCATGGTGTATGTGCAAGCAAGATGATGCTCCAGATCCTGTTGTAAGTTACTTAACTTTCTTCACTCTGAAGACTAATTAAACTACTTTATTTGTGTCATTTTCTAAAAGGCATTTTCCTAGACATGCTACAGATCAATGCATGCAATGGGTTGAGATGTGGAGAAACATTTACAGGGCCTAATTCACCAAACAAGCCATCTATCTGGACTGAGAACTGGACAAGCTTGTAagctattatatatatattctacgTTGTTCAATCGTTTGATAACCAGAGTCAGACTCAATAGAATTTGATCAATCCTATATTTTCTGTCGTTAAGGTATGTAACAGTTGAAGTTGCTAagagattttcatttttttttgtgttaaaaGCTATCAAGTGTATGGTCAGAATGCAACACTAAGATCAGCAGAAGACATGGCATATCATGTTGCTTTATTCATTGCAAGGAAGAACGGAACATTCATCAACTATTATATGGTAAATTTCACACCTACTAACtcgaaaaaagaagaaagtatcGTCAAATATAAGAAGGAAAAAAACTTACCTCATACCGAATAGAGCCAACATACTTCACTACCAAGTCCAGTGTATCAAATTTTAGCTGCTTTATCATCCATCGTCTAACAAGGTTCTCTGGATGGCTGCATTATCAGTATCAtggaggaaccaattttggaAGGACTGCTGCGGAATATATGATAACAAGTTACTATGACCAAGCTCCATTAGATGAGTATGGTAAGGAATACACAAGTTTTACTCGTGCTTCCAGTGGTTTCACTAGCTTTGATTGAGAATTCTACGACAGGTTTAATTAGACAACCAAAATGGGGACATCTGAAAGAGTTACATGAAGCGGTGAAGTTATGTTCAGAGACCATACTTTCTGTATTCCCTTCCATGCAGTCATTAGGTGAACAACAAGAGGTAAATATCCACAGAGTTCACGAGTAACCCTCATTTCAAGGCGCgacttttctctctttcttacAAAGATAATCTCAATCTCAAAGCTTACAAGCACTATACAAACCAGGCCTATGTATTCAGTGGAGATTCTGGAGCTTGTGCAGCATTTCTAGTCAACATGGATAACACAAAAAGTGTAGTAGTGCAATTTCAGAATTCATCATACGAATTACCTCGGAAATCTATAAGCATCTTACCTGACTGCAAGACTGTAGCCTTCAATACGGCAAAGGTAAATACTGACatacttaaaaagtttctttcaattctacgaATAGTTAGCCTTTCCAGATCTACTCACTGCAATCCTAAGGAAATGTAGAGATGCCAAATCATCTCCTTATTCCTAATTTAGAGAAGAGCTAAGATTTGGTTTATAACCAAAGAAGACACTAACTGTCCGCATGTTCATCTGTAATAGGTAAGCACACAATTCAATACAAGAATAACGATACCAGCCATTAAGTTTGACGCGGCTGAGAAATGGGAACAATTTGAAGAGGTTATTCCACAATTTGATGCTACTACACTGAGATCAGACGTATTACTGGAGCATATGAATACTACAAAGGATGTATCTGACTATCTTTGGTATACTTTCAGGTAAATTCAAAAGATCCTCCATACCCCAGTCAACTCAGAAgaataaagtaataatattcAGATAAATTAAACCAGGATGAAGGACATGTTTCAGCTAAATTTACTCGCACAGTATGATATAAACAAAATAGTAACTGCATTCTAGGAACTGCCTTGTACTAATATGAGTGAAATCCACATGACAGTATCCAGCAGGATTCGATGGAACAGCAG
Coding sequences within:
- the LOC125845115 gene encoding beta-galactosidase 16-like — protein: MDISWSVAVALLMVMVVVVSTDGANVSYDGRSLMIDGERKMLFSGSIHYPRSTPDMWPSLISKAKEGGIDVIETYVFWNLHEPQPGQYDFSGRRDIVAFMKQIQAQGLYACLRIGPYIEGEWTYGGFPFWLHDVPGVVFRSNNEPFKFYMQNFTTKIVNLMKSEGLYASQGGPIILSQIENEYQNVEKAFGEDGPPYVSWAAEMAVGLQTGVPWCMCKQDDAPDPVINACNGLRCGETFTGPNSPNKPSIWTENWTSFYQVYGQNATLRSAEDMAYHVALFIARKNGTFINYYMYHGGTNFGRTAAEYMITSYYDQAPLDEYGLIRQPKWGHLKELHEAVKLCSETILSVFPSMQSLGEQQEAYVFSGDSGACAAFLVNMDNTKSVVVQFQNSSYELPRKSISILPDCKTVAFNTAKVSTQFNTRITIPAIKFDAAEKWEQFEEVIPQFDATTLRSDVLLEHMNTTKDVSDYLWYTFSIQQDSMEQQSTLSVKSLGHVLHAFVNGEHVGSLHGRFRNTAFTLEGAVSLNKGTNNISLLSATVGLPDSGSFLERRALGVESVTIQDSKEAKNITNLSWGYQVGLLGEKLQIYSLEESKSVNWSSLGSSQPLTWYKSVFDAPKGDDPVALNLGSMGKGEAWVNGQSIGRYWVSFRTLAGIPSQTWYNVPRSFLQPGDNLLVLFEEETGNPLDITVDTISVTKPSLRKLV